One Xylanibacillus composti genomic region harbors:
- the yqfC gene encoding sporulation protein YqfC: MRRLQRRLRRFTASVLDLPQDVIFDLPRVTLVGNMQLYIENHRGVLHFSSSLLRLQLSVGNMEVAGEELVIRAILPEEVLIEGTIHDIRYLPE; encoded by the coding sequence ATGCGCCGTTTACAACGGAGATTGCGACGATTTACCGCTAGTGTTCTCGATTTGCCGCAGGATGTCATCTTTGATCTGCCGCGCGTAACCTTGGTTGGCAATATGCAATTGTATATCGAAAATCATCGGGGCGTTCTGCATTTCTCTTCCTCGCTGCTTCGCTTGCAGCTCAGTGTCGGCAATATGGAGGTCGCGGGTGAAGAACTGGTCATTCGCGCGATATTACCGGAAGAAGTGCTGATTGAAGGAACGATTCATGATATTCGCTATTTGCCTGAATAA
- a CDS encoding sporulation protein YqfD: MFFFILGLYVLSNLVWRVDISGNDRLSKDEIRQAAQEAGVYPLQWKFRLPDPDQIAYALTRKLPDATWIGVEINGTTVQIKIVESTIPEAQQLKSPRHVVATHDAVITDIQAVRGVPQVRVNQRVRKGDILISGILGDEEHSEVVVAEGDVKGLVWYEYDMAVPLTQRHHVYTGNVRERDYLLFGTRALKVKGYGDTGFADQDLIQEVHKIRWRNWELPFGWMNEKVLEIRMEETALEVKEAKEIALQQARADLLLKAGEDAEIREQNVLHERSESGKVYMKAHFEVNQTIAGEQVIVQGE, from the coding sequence TTGTTTTTTTTTATTCTCGGATTGTACGTGCTGTCGAACTTGGTCTGGCGCGTAGACATAAGCGGGAACGACAGGCTGAGCAAGGACGAGATCAGGCAAGCTGCTCAAGAAGCCGGCGTGTACCCGCTGCAATGGAAATTCCGCTTGCCCGATCCGGATCAAATTGCTTACGCCTTGACGCGCAAATTGCCGGATGCGACCTGGATCGGAGTTGAAATAAACGGCACGACGGTGCAGATCAAAATTGTGGAATCAACGATTCCCGAAGCACAGCAGCTGAAAAGCCCACGTCACGTGGTTGCCACTCATGATGCCGTGATTACAGACATCCAGGCGGTCCGCGGCGTTCCACAGGTGCGGGTAAACCAAAGGGTGCGCAAAGGGGACATATTGATCTCGGGCATACTTGGCGACGAGGAGCACTCGGAAGTTGTGGTGGCGGAAGGCGATGTCAAAGGATTAGTATGGTATGAATATGACATGGCCGTACCGCTTACGCAAAGGCATCACGTCTATACGGGGAACGTCAGGGAGCGTGATTACCTGCTTTTTGGAACACGCGCCTTGAAAGTGAAGGGGTATGGGGACACAGGCTTCGCCGATCAGGATTTGATCCAGGAGGTACACAAGATCAGATGGCGCAACTGGGAATTGCCCTTTGGCTGGATGAACGAAAAGGTGTTGGAAATTCGCATGGAGGAGACCGCTCTGGAGGTGAAGGAAGCCAAGGAAATCGCCCTCCAGCAGGCACGTGCGGATCTGCTGCTGAAGGCGGGCGAAGATGCGGAAATTCGGGAACAAAATGTTTTGCATGAACGCAGTGAGAGTGGTAAAGTTTATATGAAAGCACATTTTGAAGTGAACCAAACGATCGCTGGAGAACAAGTCATTGTGCAAGGAGAATGA
- the ybeY gene encoding rRNA maturation RNase YbeY, with the protein MTVKLEWTNEQEQVALPGGLGKLLDKLLAAAARQEGLESGIVSLTFIDNDAIQQLNRDYRGIDRPTDVLSFALTEMTEEDISINYDELELEEEETALDESDGELLGDILISVPKALEQSEEYGHSLERELGFLFVHGLLHLLGYDHGSEQEEKEMFAKQEHLLQQAGLSR; encoded by the coding sequence ATGACAGTAAAGCTTGAATGGACCAATGAGCAGGAGCAGGTTGCCTTGCCGGGCGGGCTCGGTAAGCTGCTCGATAAGCTGTTGGCGGCTGCAGCCCGACAAGAAGGTTTGGAATCGGGCATCGTCTCGTTGACCTTCATCGACAACGACGCGATCCAGCAACTGAATCGGGATTACCGGGGAATAGACCGGCCGACGGATGTGCTGTCCTTTGCACTAACGGAAATGACAGAGGAAGACATCTCCATCAATTACGATGAGCTGGAGCTCGAAGAAGAAGAAACTGCGCTGGACGAGAGCGATGGCGAGCTGCTCGGAGACATCCTTATTTCTGTTCCGAAAGCACTGGAGCAGAGTGAGGAATATGGGCACTCCTTGGAACGGGAGCTTGGCTTCTTGTTCGTGCACGGGCTGCTGCATCTGCTTGGGTACGACCACGGAAGCGAGCAGGAGGAGAAAGAGATGTTTGCCAAGCAGGAGCACCTTTTACAGCAAGCGGGGCTTTCGCGTTGA
- a CDS encoding ABC transporter substrate-binding protein, which translates to MRSAKKSMLMLLVLVFTMSLVLAACAGSNNSNSGGNTSTGESSNNTSEGTGDGNSAASNLEPYELKMVFPATKQKDHDVVMAKINEYLKEKINATIDIQPIEWGQWDEKVNLMIASQEPMDIFFTAQWSNYAVNVSKGAFLELDDLLANTEAGQSIVNSLDPAFINGSKIDGKNYGIPTNKELAASAGYIYRTDIAEELGLNMDSVKSNADLGPILQKVKEAKPEMIPLFFRDGENFNVHYLAEFDYLGDANIPGVLLKDDPNGLTVRPRHEIDRYLENLKLAHEYFRAGYINQDATTTTLSAQDAMKAGNVFMIPASLKPGKDIETESATGLIGKLRQIEVTGATIATSETAGSMLAISRTSDNPERAMMFINLLHTDKYLNNLLNFGIEGEHYALNGDSMMTPTEKTADYALGSAWMLGSMFLNNLWETEDPQKWEQYKEFNASGTVSPGLGFTFNAEPVKTQVAQIVNVRKEYDAQLDTGAVNPDEVLPRYIEKLEAAGLRDIIAEKQRQFDEFKANQ; encoded by the coding sequence ATGAGATCAGCTAAGAAAAGCATGCTGATGCTGCTCGTGCTCGTATTCACGATGTCGCTTGTATTGGCAGCATGCGCAGGCAGCAACAACAGCAACAGCGGGGGGAACACTAGTACAGGCGAAAGCTCGAACAACACCAGCGAAGGGACTGGAGACGGCAACAGTGCCGCCTCAAATTTGGAGCCCTACGAACTGAAGATGGTTTTCCCGGCTACGAAACAAAAAGATCATGACGTAGTAATGGCGAAAATCAACGAGTATCTGAAAGAGAAGATCAATGCGACGATTGACATTCAGCCAATCGAATGGGGACAATGGGATGAAAAAGTCAATTTGATGATCGCCTCCCAAGAGCCGATGGACATTTTCTTCACGGCACAATGGAGCAACTATGCGGTGAATGTGTCGAAGGGCGCATTCTTGGAGCTGGACGATCTGTTGGCGAATACGGAAGCAGGCCAATCGATTGTCAACTCTTTGGACCCGGCATTTATCAACGGATCCAAAATTGACGGCAAAAACTACGGCATTCCGACTAACAAGGAGCTTGCGGCTTCGGCCGGTTATATTTACCGTACGGATATCGCCGAAGAGCTGGGGCTTAACATGGATTCCGTCAAGTCCAATGCTGACCTCGGCCCTATCCTGCAGAAAGTAAAAGAAGCGAAGCCGGAAATGATCCCGCTGTTCTTCCGGGATGGCGAGAACTTCAACGTCCACTATCTCGCTGAATTCGATTACTTGGGCGACGCCAACATTCCTGGCGTGCTGCTGAAGGACGACCCGAACGGTTTGACTGTAAGGCCGCGCCATGAAATTGATCGTTACCTGGAAAACCTGAAGCTGGCCCATGAATACTTCAGAGCTGGATACATCAATCAGGATGCTACAACGACAACTTTGTCCGCTCAGGACGCGATGAAGGCTGGCAACGTCTTTATGATTCCAGCTTCGTTGAAGCCTGGAAAAGACATTGAAACAGAAAGCGCAACGGGACTGATCGGCAAGCTGAGACAAATCGAGGTCACTGGCGCCACGATCGCAACTAGCGAGACGGCAGGCTCCATGCTGGCCATCTCGAGAACGTCTGACAATCCGGAACGTGCTATGATGTTTATCAACCTGCTGCACACAGACAAGTATCTGAACAACCTGTTGAATTTCGGCATTGAGGGCGAGCATTATGCCTTGAACGGCGACAGCATGATGACGCCGACTGAGAAAACGGCTGACTATGCGCTAGGTTCCGCTTGGATGCTGGGCAGCATGTTCCTGAACAATTTGTGGGAGACAGAAGATCCGCAAAAATGGGAGCAGTACAAGGAATTCAACGCAAGCGGCACCGTCTCCCCCGGCCTTGGCTTTACGTTTAATGCAGAGCCAGTCAAAACACAAGTGGCGCAAATTGTAAATGTCCGCAAAGAGTACGATGCGCAGCTGGATACAGGTGCTGTCAACCCGGATGAAGTGCTGCCGCGCTACATTGAGAAGCTGGAAGCTGCAGGCTTGCGGGATATTATCGCCGAGAAACAAAGACAGTTCGACGAGTTCAAGGCGAATCAGTAA
- a CDS encoding ABC transporter substrate-binding protein produces the protein MKTTRKNLLMLVLVFAMSMVLAACGGNNEPASSGNAVDAGGSNNGESDAAGGSENSGLAPYELKFAFPGTKQKDHDMVVEKINEYLKEKINATIDIQPIEWGQWDDKVNLMIASREPMDIYFTAQWSNYAVNVSKGAFMDLGDLLANTDAGKAIVNSLDSAFLEGSKIGGKNYGIPTNKELAASAGVVYRTDIAEELGLEMDSIKSVEDLGPILQKVKAEKPEMIPLFFREGENFNVHYFAEFDFLGDADVPGVILKDQDDTTIKPRYEFDRYLNNLKLAREFFQAGYINQDATTTTLSAQDALKAGNVFMTTASLKPGKDAELASATGLVGKLKQIELTGKTIATSETAGSMLAISTTSDDPERAMMFISLLHTDKYLNNLLNFGIEDVHYSRDGEIITPTEKAGDYALGSAWMLGNQFLNYVWDSEDPQKWEKFREFNEGGKPSPGLGFTFDAEPVKTQVAALVNVRKEFDAALDTGAVDPDDVLPNYINKLKAAGIDDVIAEKQRQFDEFLANK, from the coding sequence ATGAAGACAACGAGAAAGAACTTGCTAATGCTGGTCTTGGTCTTCGCAATGTCTATGGTGTTGGCGGCTTGCGGCGGCAACAATGAACCTGCAAGCAGCGGGAATGCAGTCGATGCCGGGGGCAGCAACAACGGGGAGTCCGATGCAGCCGGCGGAAGCGAAAACAGCGGTTTGGCCCCGTACGAACTGAAATTTGCATTCCCGGGAACGAAGCAAAAAGATCATGACATGGTTGTGGAAAAAATCAATGAGTACCTGAAGGAAAAAATCAATGCAACAATTGACATTCAGCCAATCGAGTGGGGTCAATGGGACGACAAAGTGAACCTGATGATCGCATCTCGCGAGCCGATGGACATTTATTTCACGGCACAATGGAGCAACTACGCAGTCAATGTCTCTAAAGGCGCATTCATGGATCTTGGCGACTTGCTTGCCAATACAGATGCCGGCAAGGCGATTGTGAACAGCCTGGATTCGGCATTCCTGGAAGGCTCCAAAATCGGCGGCAAGAATTACGGTATTCCGACGAATAAGGAATTGGCTGCATCCGCGGGCGTTGTTTACCGTACAGACATTGCAGAGGAACTTGGATTGGAAATGGACTCGATAAAATCCGTAGAGGATCTTGGTCCGATTCTGCAGAAGGTCAAAGCAGAAAAGCCTGAGATGATCCCGCTCTTCTTCCGGGAAGGGGAGAACTTCAACGTCCATTATTTCGCTGAATTCGACTTCCTGGGCGATGCGGATGTACCGGGCGTCATCTTGAAGGATCAGGATGATACGACAATTAAGCCGCGTTATGAATTTGATCGATATCTCAATAATTTGAAGCTTGCCAGGGAGTTCTTCCAAGCAGGCTACATTAACCAGGATGCAACTACGACTACTCTTTCCGCGCAGGATGCTTTGAAAGCCGGCAATGTATTTATGACCACTGCGTCCCTCAAGCCGGGCAAGGATGCGGAACTTGCCAGCGCGACCGGACTGGTAGGCAAGCTCAAGCAAATCGAATTGACAGGTAAAACGATTGCAACATCCGAAACGGCAGGCTCCATGCTGGCCATCTCAACGACTTCGGATGATCCGGAACGGGCCATGATGTTTATCAGCCTGCTGCATACGGACAAGTATCTGAACAACCTGTTGAACTTCGGTATTGAGGATGTTCATTATTCCCGCGATGGGGAAATCATCACGCCGACTGAAAAAGCGGGCGATTACGCGCTTGGTTCTGCCTGGATGCTCGGCAACCAATTCCTGAACTACGTATGGGATTCTGAGGATCCGCAAAAATGGGAGAAGTTCAGAGAGTTCAACGAAGGCGGCAAGCCATCTCCTGGTCTCGGCTTTACCTTTGACGCTGAGCCGGTCAAAACGCAGGTTGCTGCTTTGGTCAATGTGCGCAAAGAATTTGACGCGGCACTCGATACAGGGGCCGTTGATCCGGATGATGTGCTGCCGAACTACATCAACAAGCTGAAGGCAGCCGGTATCGACGATGTCATTGCCGAGAAGCAAAGACAATTCGACGAGTTTCTTGCAAATAAATAA
- a CDS encoding HD family phosphohydrolase, which translates to MARKFWQWKWKYSGWKNSAFVRFLLFFVLGVFFYVTLAGNIIIETYDLEAGAVSDRTIRATKEIPDEAATVKAQEQAVRQVEDVYTTLNPDSLELADTILAKLEQINGDTQFSTSEKVDIYKGFFEQMHVETLDKLLDKAGTNERLSAEVEKRLNEQKYRIPEEIYFKFPRLSLSAIQEMRGVARDIVSRLTTDKMRDTSTARGKVPELVNASSLSSANARELVQEIIRFSVLPNQFYDEAATLKAREDARNAVDPIFIRVGDIIVKENERITDEAYDKLAQMGLLKDRVSYWPELGLILLVSLFVFVIYLFTRRSRLPIKQNNAQLLMLALIFVINLLLMKIVSLGQGLDYPYIGYLAPVALGSMLIAILLDDALAFLSSVLFSIMASLIFNTQPGQLLFDYQFGFVALTVCIASVFAIQKASQRSTILRAGLLVSVFSALSLASIILLSGQSEYVMSSIIFALLSGLVTAVLVIGLLPFFEVSFGILSSLKLVELSSPNHPLLRKLLTETPGTYHHSVMVGNLSEAAAEAIGANGLLCRVGSFYHDVGKTKRPSYFIENQGNRENPHDHMEPALSASIIHAHARDGVELLKEYKLPKQLQDIAEQHHGTTLLKFFYHKAVKLAELEGADAAEVKESDYRYPGPKAQTKEAAVVGIADCVEAAVRSLRNPTIEQIDIMVDKIIKDRLEDDQFNECDLTIKELHTVGRSLKESLLGIFHSRIEYPELPKPNKEGG; encoded by the coding sequence ATGGCCCGCAAATTTTGGCAGTGGAAATGGAAATATTCCGGTTGGAAAAACAGCGCCTTCGTGCGCTTTCTTCTGTTTTTCGTGCTGGGCGTTTTCTTTTATGTAACGCTGGCTGGAAATATCATTATTGAAACGTACGATCTGGAAGCGGGGGCTGTCAGCGACCGGACGATTCGCGCCACGAAGGAAATCCCGGATGAGGCCGCGACAGTGAAGGCGCAGGAGCAGGCCGTGCGGCAAGTTGAGGATGTATACACCACGCTCAATCCGGATAGCTTGGAGCTTGCCGATACGATCCTGGCCAAGCTGGAGCAGATTAACGGGGACACGCAGTTCAGCACGAGCGAGAAAGTGGACATCTACAAAGGCTTCTTCGAGCAGATGCATGTAGAAACGCTTGACAAGCTGCTGGACAAAGCCGGTACGAACGAACGGCTCTCAGCGGAAGTGGAGAAACGGCTCAACGAGCAGAAATACCGAATTCCTGAAGAGATCTATTTCAAGTTTCCGCGGCTGTCTTTAAGCGCTATTCAGGAAATGCGAGGCGTTGCGAGAGACATCGTATCCCGGTTGACAACCGACAAGATGAGGGATACTTCTACCGCGAGGGGGAAGGTCCCCGAGCTTGTAAATGCTTCCTCTCTGTCGAGCGCCAATGCAAGGGAGCTGGTTCAGGAGATTATCCGGTTCTCGGTACTGCCGAACCAGTTCTACGATGAGGCGGCAACGCTGAAGGCGCGGGAAGATGCGCGCAACGCTGTCGATCCGATCTTTATACGAGTCGGCGATATTATTGTCAAAGAGAATGAGAGAATTACAGATGAGGCGTATGACAAGCTTGCCCAGATGGGATTGTTGAAGGATCGTGTCAGCTACTGGCCGGAGCTTGGGTTGATCTTGCTGGTGTCGCTGTTTGTCTTCGTCATTTATTTGTTTACTCGCCGAAGCAGGCTGCCTATTAAGCAAAATAACGCACAGCTCTTGATGCTCGCACTTATCTTTGTAATAAATTTACTGCTGATGAAAATTGTTTCGCTTGGACAAGGGCTGGATTACCCGTACATTGGCTACTTGGCACCAGTGGCGCTGGGAAGCATGTTGATCGCGATTTTGCTGGATGATGCGCTTGCATTTCTGTCTTCGGTCTTGTTCAGCATCATGGCCAGTCTTATCTTCAACACACAGCCGGGTCAACTGCTGTTCGATTACCAGTTCGGCTTCGTGGCCCTCACGGTATGCATCGCATCTGTGTTTGCAATCCAGAAAGCGAGTCAGCGCTCTACCATTTTGCGGGCGGGTCTTCTCGTTTCTGTGTTCTCAGCATTGTCGCTGGCCTCGATTATTTTGCTCTCCGGCCAGAGCGAATATGTAATGTCCAGCATCATATTTGCACTGCTGAGCGGGTTGGTTACTGCCGTGCTGGTCATCGGCCTGCTGCCATTTTTCGAAGTATCGTTCGGCATTCTGTCCTCTTTGAAGCTCGTCGAGCTCTCTAGCCCGAACCACCCGCTGCTGCGGAAGCTGCTGACAGAAACGCCGGGTACGTATCATCACAGTGTCATGGTGGGCAACTTGTCGGAAGCTGCAGCCGAAGCAATTGGCGCGAATGGATTGCTGTGCCGGGTCGGCTCCTTCTATCACGATGTAGGCAAGACAAAGCGCCCTAGCTATTTCATCGAAAATCAAGGCAACCGCGAAAACCCGCACGATCACATGGAGCCTGCACTCAGCGCCTCCATCATTCATGCTCACGCGCGGGATGGGGTCGAATTGCTGAAAGAATACAAGCTGCCGAAGCAGCTGCAGGACATTGCCGAACAGCATCACGGTACAACCTTGCTGAAGTTTTTCTACCACAAGGCTGTGAAGCTTGCCGAGCTGGAGGGCGCGGACGCAGCGGAAGTGAAAGAATCCGATTATCGTTACCCGGGGCCGAAAGCGCAGACCAAAGAAGCGGCAGTAGTCGGCATCGCGGACTGTGTGGAAGCAGCGGTTCGATCCTTGCGCAATCCAACAATCGAACAGATTGATATTATGGTGGACAAAATCATCAAGGACAGGCTGGAAGACGATCAATTCAACGAGTGTGATTTGACGATCAAGGAACTGCATACAGTAGGCCGCAGTTTGAAAGAATCATTACTAGGGATTTTCCATTCCCGGATCGAATATCCGGAGCTGCCCAAACCAAACAAAGAAGGCGGATAA
- a CDS encoding ABC transporter substrate-binding protein gives MKTSKKSMILMLALVFAMSLVLAACGGSNSNSGTGSTGGGSESSEGAAGSDLAPYELKMTYPGVKQKDHDKVMAEINKYLKEKINATLDLQPIEWGQWDQKVNLMIASREPMDIYFTAQWSGYAVNVSKGAFLDLAELLETEAGQGIVEILDPAYLEGSKINGKNYGVPTNKEIAGQGGIIYRSDIAEELGLDMSNIQTPADLKPILQAVKEAKPEMIPLFMRDGETFNVHYFAQYDFLGDANIPGVVLKDLDDTVVKPRFEFDRYKENLDIARDFFLAGLINQDATTTTLSTQDAMQAGNVFMTIQPLKPGKAEEMAAVTNLSGKLAQIPMTDRTIATSETAGSMLAISSTSEDPERAMMFINLLHTDQYFNNLFNFGIEGDHFTRDGEIITPTENQTAYSPGGAWMFGNQFLNYVWDSEDPQKWEQFKEFNEGAKVSPGLGFTFDAEPVKTQVAAAVNVRKEYDAALDTGAVDPDEVLPKYIEKLKAAGLDDIIAEKQRQFDEFLANK, from the coding sequence ATGAAGACATCTAAGAAAAGCATGATTCTCATGCTGGCTCTTGTCTTCGCAATGTCACTCGTCCTCGCGGCGTGTGGCGGCAGCAACAGCAACTCCGGTACAGGAAGCACTGGAGGAGGAAGTGAAAGCAGTGAAGGCGCTGCAGGTTCTGATTTGGCGCCATACGAGTTGAAGATGACTTATCCGGGCGTCAAGCAGAAGGACCATGATAAAGTTATGGCCGAAATCAACAAGTACCTGAAGGAAAAAATCAACGCAACGCTTGATCTTCAACCGATTGAGTGGGGACAATGGGATCAGAAGGTTAACCTGATGATCGCTTCCCGCGAGCCGATGGACATCTACTTTACTGCACAGTGGTCCGGCTATGCGGTGAACGTATCCAAGGGTGCGTTCCTGGATCTTGCAGAACTGCTGGAGACTGAAGCAGGGCAAGGCATCGTTGAAATCTTGGATCCCGCTTACCTGGAAGGCTCCAAGATCAACGGCAAAAACTATGGCGTTCCAACTAACAAGGAAATCGCTGGACAAGGCGGTATCATCTACCGCTCCGATATTGCAGAAGAGCTTGGTTTGGACATGTCCAACATCCAAACACCAGCTGATCTGAAGCCGATTTTGCAAGCTGTAAAAGAAGCAAAGCCGGAAATGATTCCGTTGTTCATGCGCGATGGCGAAACATTCAACGTGCATTACTTTGCGCAGTATGACTTCCTGGGTGATGCCAACATCCCTGGCGTTGTGCTGAAGGATTTGGACGATACTGTAGTCAAGCCGCGCTTTGAATTCGATCGTTATAAAGAGAACCTGGATATCGCTCGCGATTTCTTCCTGGCAGGCTTGATCAACCAGGACGCTACGACGACAACATTGTCTACACAGGATGCAATGCAAGCAGGCAACGTCTTCATGACAATCCAGCCTCTGAAGCCTGGCAAGGCTGAAGAAATGGCTGCTGTAACCAACCTGAGCGGCAAGCTGGCGCAAATTCCTATGACCGATCGTACGATTGCTACATCGGAAACAGCCGGTTCCATGCTGGCGATTTCTTCGACATCCGAAGATCCGGAACGCGCAATGATGTTCATCAACCTGCTGCACACTGATCAATATTTCAACAACTTGTTCAACTTCGGTATTGAAGGGGATCACTTCACTCGTGATGGTGAAATTATCACCCCAACTGAGAACCAGACTGCTTACTCCCCAGGCGGTGCATGGATGTTCGGCAACCAGTTCCTGAACTATGTATGGGACTCCGAAGATCCGCAAAAGTGGGAGCAGTTCAAAGAATTTAACGAAGGCGCGAAAGTATCGCCAGGCCTTGGCTTTACATTCGATGCTGAGCCGGTAAAAACGCAAGTAGCCGCAGCTGTTAACGTTCGTAAAGAATATGATGCTGCATTGGATACAGGCGCTGTAGATCCGGACGAAGTTCTGCCTAAGTATATCGAGAAGCTGAAAGCGGCCGGTCTCGACGATATCATTGCCGAGAAGCAAAGACAATTCGACGAATTCTTGGCTAACAAGTAA
- a CDS encoding PhoH family protein has protein sequence MALFGPQDKLLNLILQQSKAKVVTRDAEIVIQGTPEETAQLRQLFHVLLELVRMGYELTERDIHYAMELAKSGQAEELLDLYKGDIATTQKGKVIRAKTIGQNHYVSTIRKKDIVFGIGPAGTGKTYLAVVMAVAALKEGKVRRIVLTRPAVEAGESLGFLPGDLQEKVDPYLRPLYDALYDMLGMEQVAKSMERGLIEVAPLAYMRGRTLDDSFIILDEAQNTTPEQMKMFLTRLGFGSKMVITGDVTQIDLPRGKTSGLIEAERILRSVEEIGFIAFSEQDVVRHSLVQKIIVAYNESTLNKG, from the coding sequence ATGGCATTATTCGGTCCGCAAGATAAATTGCTCAACCTGATTTTGCAGCAGTCCAAAGCGAAGGTCGTTACGAGGGACGCGGAAATTGTCATTCAGGGAACTCCGGAAGAGACGGCCCAGCTTAGACAGCTGTTCCATGTATTGTTGGAGCTTGTGCGCATGGGTTACGAATTGACGGAGCGGGATATCCATTATGCAATGGAATTGGCCAAGTCAGGACAGGCCGAGGAACTGCTCGACTTGTACAAGGGAGATATCGCCACCACCCAGAAGGGGAAAGTGATTCGCGCCAAAACGATCGGCCAGAACCATTATGTGTCGACGATCCGCAAGAAGGATATTGTTTTCGGGATCGGTCCGGCAGGGACAGGCAAGACCTATCTGGCTGTCGTCATGGCGGTAGCTGCGTTGAAGGAAGGGAAGGTGCGGCGCATCGTATTGACACGCCCAGCGGTTGAGGCGGGGGAGAGCCTGGGATTTTTGCCTGGCGATCTGCAGGAGAAGGTCGATCCGTACCTGAGACCGCTGTACGATGCCCTGTACGACATGCTGGGAATGGAGCAGGTCGCGAAATCGATGGAACGCGGTCTGATCGAGGTAGCTCCGCTCGCTTATATGCGCGGCAGAACACTCGACGATTCCTTCATCATTCTGGACGAGGCGCAGAACACTACCCCCGAGCAGATGAAGATGTTTCTTACTCGTCTCGGATTCGGCTCGAAGATGGTGATTACCGGGGACGTGACGCAGATCGATTTGCCACGGGGAAAAACATCCGGACTGATCGAGGCCGAGCGGATACTAAGGTCGGTAGAAGAAATCGGCTTTATCGCATTTTCCGAACAGGATGTTGTGCGTCATTCGCTCGTGCAGAAAATTATCGTGGCCTACAATGAATCTACGCTAAATAAAGGGTAG
- the cdd gene encoding cytidine deaminase encodes MNDQKGESNMSAGELKAEELLEHAREAGKRAYAPYSNFWVGAALLDVHGRIHYGCNVENSAYGPTNCAERTALFRAIADGVKAGGFRAIAVMGETEEPITPCGICRQVMAELCPPDMPVILGNAKGNMRTTTVSELLPGAFRMTKEDQL; translated from the coding sequence ATGAATGATCAGAAGGGAGAGAGTAACATGTCAGCAGGTGAGCTTAAGGCGGAAGAGCTGCTGGAGCATGCGCGAGAGGCCGGCAAGAGAGCGTATGCGCCATATTCAAACTTTTGGGTAGGGGCGGCGCTGTTGGATGTGCACGGCCGGATTCATTACGGCTGCAATGTGGAGAATAGCGCATACGGCCCTACCAATTGTGCAGAACGTACGGCATTATTCCGCGCCATTGCGGATGGAGTGAAGGCCGGAGGTTTTCGCGCCATTGCTGTCATGGGAGAAACAGAGGAACCCATTACTCCCTGCGGGATATGCCGCCAGGTGATGGCTGAGCTATGTCCGCCGGACATGCCCGTTATATTGGGAAATGCAAAGGGGAATATGCGGACAACAACCGTCAGCGAGCTGCTCCCGGGAGCATTTCGCATGACGAAGGAGGATCAGCTATGA